A single region of the Rhizobium sp. ARZ01 genome encodes:
- the cmk gene encoding (d)CMP kinase, whose translation MTTIAIDGPAAAGKGTLSRRIAEEYGFHHLDTGLTYRATAKALLDRGLPLDDEAVAANVARTLDLGGLDRSVLSAHEIGEAASKIAIMPAVRRALVEAQREFAGRKPGTVLDGRDIGTVVCPDAAVKLYVTASADVRARRRYNEIVANGGMADYDAVYKDVRRRDERDMGRADSPLRPADNAHLLDTSEMSIEAAFSAAKSIIDAVLKH comes from the coding sequence ATGACGACGATTGCCATCGACGGTCCAGCGGCTGCCGGCAAGGGCACACTCTCGCGTCGGATCGCCGAGGAATACGGCTTTCATCATCTCGACACCGGGCTGACTTATCGGGCCACGGCAAAGGCGCTGCTCGACCGCGGCCTTCCGCTGGACGACGAAGCGGTCGCCGCCAATGTCGCGCGCACGCTGGACCTTGGCGGGCTCGACAGATCCGTGCTCTCCGCCCATGAGATCGGCGAGGCCGCCTCGAAGATTGCCATTATGCCGGCGGTGCGCCGTGCGCTGGTCGAGGCGCAGCGAGAATTCGCCGGGCGGAAACCGGGCACGGTGCTGGACGGACGCGACATCGGCACCGTCGTCTGCCCAGATGCGGCCGTAAAGCTGTATGTCACGGCTTCGGCCGACGTGCGCGCGCGCCGGCGCTATAACGAGATCGTCGCCAATGGCGGCATGGCGGACTACGATGCCGTGTACAAGGATGTGCGCCGCCGCGACGAACGAGACATGGGCCGCGCCGACAGCCCGCTGCGGCCGGCGGATAACGCGCACTTGCTTGATACCTCGGAAATGAGTATAGAGGCGGCGTTTTCGGCGGCGAAATCCATCATCGACGCTGTCCTTAAGCACTAG
- the aroA gene encoding 3-phosphoshikimate 1-carboxyvinyltransferase: MSHGVQPKPATARKSSKALSGTIRIPGDKSISHRSFMFGGLASGETRITGLLEGEDVINTGKAMQAMGAKIRKEGDTWIINGVGNGALLAPEAPLDFGNAGTGCRLTMGLVGVYDFDSTFIGDASLTKRPMGRVLNPLREMGVQVKAADGDRLPVTLRGPRAATPITYRVPMASAQVKSAVLLAGLNTPGITTVIEPIMTRDHTEKMLQGFGANLTVDTDAGGVRTIRLEGQGKLTGQVIDVPGDPSSTAFPLVAALLVPGSDVTILNVLMNPTRTGLILTLQEMGANIEVLDARLAGGEDVADLRVRHSQLKGVTVPEDRAPSMIDEYPILAVAAAFANGATVMNGLEELRVKESDRLTAVADGLKLNGVDCDEGETSLVVRGRPDGKGLGNASGAAVATHLDHRIAMSFLVMGLASEHPVTVDDATMIATSFPEFMGMMTGLGAQIESKA, translated from the coding sequence ATGTCACATGGTGTCCAGCCAAAACCCGCAACTGCACGCAAGTCATCGAAGGCCCTTTCCGGGACCATCCGCATTCCAGGCGACAAATCGATCTCGCACCGTTCTTTCATGTTTGGCGGGCTTGCCAGCGGCGAGACGAGAATCACTGGCCTTCTCGAAGGCGAGGATGTGATCAACACGGGTAAAGCCATGCAGGCCATGGGCGCAAAAATCCGGAAGGAAGGCGACACCTGGATTATCAACGGCGTAGGCAACGGCGCTCTGCTTGCGCCGGAAGCCCCGCTCGACTTCGGCAATGCAGGAACCGGGTGCCGCCTGACGATGGGCCTCGTCGGCGTCTATGATTTTGACTCGACCTTCATCGGCGACGCTTCGCTGACCAAGCGGCCGATGGGGCGCGTGTTGAACCCATTGCGCGAAATGGGCGTGCAAGTGAAGGCCGCAGACGGCGACCGCCTGCCGGTAACGTTGCGCGGACCGAGGGCGGCAACGCCGATCACCTATCGCGTGCCGATGGCATCCGCTCAGGTAAAATCGGCCGTATTGCTCGCCGGCCTCAACACGCCGGGCATCACCACGGTCATCGAGCCCATCATGACGCGCGACCATACGGAGAAGATGCTGCAGGGCTTCGGCGCAAACCTGACGGTCGATACCGATGCAGGAGGCGTCCGCACCATCCGGCTCGAAGGCCAGGGCAAGCTCACCGGCCAGGTGATCGACGTACCCGGAGACCCCTCCTCCACCGCGTTCCCGCTGGTCGCCGCCCTTCTCGTGCCCGGTTCTGATGTTACCATCCTTAACGTGCTAATGAACCCGACGCGCACAGGGCTGATCCTGACGCTCCAGGAGATGGGCGCAAACATCGAGGTGCTGGATGCCCGCCTTGCCGGCGGCGAGGACGTGGCCGACCTGCGCGTGCGCCATTCCCAGCTTAAGGGCGTCACCGTACCGGAAGATCGCGCTCCCTCGATGATCGACGAATATCCGATCCTCGCCGTCGCAGCCGCTTTTGCAAATGGTGCGACCGTGATGAACGGGCTAGAGGAACTCCGGGTGAAGGAGTCGGACCGGCTGACCGCCGTCGCGGACGGCCTGAAGCTGAACGGCGTCGACTGCGACGAGGGCGAGACATCACTGGTCGTGCGCGGCCGGCCGGACGGCAAGGGTCTCGGAAACGCCTCGGGTGCTGCTGTGGCCACCCATCTCGACCACCGCATCGCCATGAGCTTCCTTGTCATGGGCCTCGCCTCCGAACATCCGGTGACGGTTGACGATGCAACGATGATCGCGACCAGCTTTCCGGAATTCATGGGCATGATGACGGGGCTGGGGGCGCAGATCGAAAGCAAAGCTTAA
- a CDS encoding DUF6665 family protein, whose product MPVRPPQSFVQSAASGFNVLEYELMAERAEALGRHGHRVEKALERLKTNPGCEPKQRDELLDAAADAVWAFFIQREICGLRNQRDVIRRYEIPKEVLARVGIVRQARP is encoded by the coding sequence ATGCCCGTGCGTCCACCGCAATCATTTGTCCAGTCGGCGGCCAGCGGCTTCAACGTGCTTGAATACGAACTGATGGCCGAACGCGCCGAGGCGCTCGGTCGCCACGGGCACCGGGTTGAGAAAGCGTTGGAGCGGCTGAAGACGAATCCCGGCTGCGAGCCAAAGCAGCGCGATGAGTTGCTGGACGCGGCGGCAGATGCCGTCTGGGCCTTTTTCATCCAGCGCGAGATCTGCGGCCTGCGGAACCAGCGCGACGTCATCCGTCGATATGAGATCCCGAAAGAAGTTCTCGCGCGGGTCGGGATCGTCCGCCAAGCGCGGCCCTGA
- a CDS encoding F0F1 ATP synthase subunit A, with protein sequence MAGPIEQFEIKSLFDVAEFGAVDIDFTNSAAYMMLTAVVAAVFLILTTSRRLLVPNRWQSASELLYEFVAKTLRENAGEAGARFFPLVFSLFMFILTANLIGMFPFAFTVTSHIVVTFAFAMLVFLTVTICGIVRHGLGFFRLFLPSGVPIVLAPLIVPIEVISYLSRPVSHSVRLFAVMLSGHITLKVFAGFVVGLGSLGSLGMLSAIAPLTMTVALTGLELLMAVIQAYIFTMLTCMYLNDALHPGH encoded by the coding sequence ATGGCAGGGCCGATCGAACAATTCGAAATCAAATCACTCTTCGACGTCGCCGAGTTCGGCGCGGTTGATATCGATTTCACCAATTCTGCGGCCTACATGATGTTGACCGCAGTCGTTGCCGCCGTGTTCCTGATACTCACCACGAGCCGTCGTCTGCTGGTGCCCAATCGCTGGCAGTCCGCGAGCGAGCTGCTTTACGAATTCGTTGCGAAGACGCTCCGGGAGAACGCCGGAGAGGCGGGAGCCCGCTTCTTTCCGCTCGTCTTCTCGCTCTTCATGTTTATTTTGACGGCAAACCTGATCGGCATGTTCCCGTTCGCCTTCACGGTGACCAGCCACATCGTCGTCACCTTCGCGTTTGCGATGCTGGTCTTTCTCACGGTGACGATTTGCGGGATCGTCCGCCACGGCCTCGGCTTCTTTCGTCTTTTCCTGCCATCCGGTGTGCCGATCGTTCTTGCGCCGCTCATCGTTCCGATCGAGGTGATCTCCTATCTTTCGCGCCCGGTCAGCCATTCGGTACGTCTCTTCGCCGTCATGCTGTCCGGGCACATCACGCTGAAAGTGTTCGCCGGCTTCGTCGTTGGTCTGGGAAGTCTCGGTTCGCTCGGCATGCTTTCTGCGATCGCGCCGCTCACAATGACGGTTGCGCTTACCGGTCTCGAACTGCTGATGGCCGTGATCCAGGCCTACATCTTCACCATGCTAACCTGCATGTACCTGAACGACGCGCTGCACCCCGGGCACTAG
- a CDS encoding TerC family protein codes for MEIFTSAGLLALLQVIMIDLVLAGDNAVVIGLAAAGLPPEQRKKAILVGILAATILRIALASVTVQLLDIIGLLLAGGILLLWVCWKMWRELRAAIGADGDEVDEKGTPAAQKSFMQAAIQIVIADVSMSLDNVLAVAGASREHPTVLVIGLVLSIAMMGIAANFIASLLNRYHWIAYVGLALILYVALHMIYRGSIEVWPHLVAAL; via the coding sequence ATGGAAATTTTCACGTCGGCCGGACTGCTGGCACTCCTGCAGGTCATCATGATCGACCTGGTGCTCGCGGGAGACAACGCAGTTGTCATCGGTCTGGCTGCGGCCGGTCTCCCGCCAGAGCAGCGTAAGAAGGCGATTCTCGTCGGTATTCTGGCTGCTACGATCCTGCGTATCGCCCTTGCCAGCGTTACCGTTCAATTGCTCGATATCATCGGTCTGCTTCTGGCCGGCGGCATCCTTCTGCTCTGGGTGTGCTGGAAGATGTGGCGAGAGCTTCGTGCCGCCATCGGTGCTGACGGAGATGAAGTGGACGAGAAGGGCACGCCTGCGGCTCAGAAATCTTTCATGCAAGCCGCGATACAGATCGTCATCGCGGATGTCTCGATGTCGCTGGACAACGTGCTGGCGGTAGCGGGCGCGTCACGCGAACATCCAACCGTGCTTGTTATTGGGCTCGTGCTGTCGATTGCAATGATGGGTATCGCGGCAAACTTCATTGCTAGCCTTCTGAACCGATATCACTGGATTGCCTATGTCGGTCTCGCGCTTATTCTCTACGTAGCCCTACACATGATTTATCGCGGCTCTATAGAGGTGTGGCCTCATTTGGTCGCGGCGCTGTAG
- a CDS encoding MFS transporter: MHKAVQASPGQKTALAMSTTAFTVCFAVWTIFAIIGIQISKELNLTETQFGLLVGTPILTGSLIRVALGIWTDRYGGRIVFVATMLAAALATFLLTYATTYPQMLFAALGVGIAGGSFSVGVAYVSRWYPPEKQGTALGIFGAGNVGSAVTKFFAPMVLVAFGWHAVAQVWAAALVVMALVFWFTTKDDPVLIERRRTGEKPKSTWMELEPLKNVQVWRFSLYYFFVFGAFVALALWLPQYLIKVYGVDIRLAGIIAAFFSVPASLFRAYGGHLSDVYGARRVMYWTFLVSVAATFVLSYPPTDYVVQGVNGPIAFHAEMSVVGFTVTVFILGFFMALGKAAVFKHIPVYYPGNVGSVGGLVGMIGGLGGFILPIVFGLLLDLTGLWTSCFMLLFLIAGGALVWMHLAIRQMEKETAGDELGELPPFPEMQGMGKLAHRGVKPSATVLTDWRPEDKTFWNENGRKIARRNLWLSIPSLLLSFAIWQVWSVVVAKLPLVGFTFTTDQLFWLAALPGLSGATLRIFYSFMVPIFGGRLWTTLTTWSLIIPALGIGYAVQNPDTPYAILLLLALLCGFGGGNFASSMANISFFFPKAEKGNALALNAGLGNLGVSVVQFVVPLAITTSLFGGFGGDPVMVASPTGEAPLWLQNAGFVFVPFIIIAALGNWFGMNDIASARASFTEQAVIFQRRHNWIMCWLYTGTFGSFIGYSAGFPLLSKTLFPDVNALQFAFLGPLVGALSRSGTGWLADKFGGARVTFWVFLVMMAGVSGVLYFIGIKDQPHAFWGFFASFLLLFCATGVGNASTFQMIPAIMGKEMTRLMPTATPDARRLQAEKESAAITGFTSAIAAFGAFFIPKGYGTSIALTGGPEAALWAFLIFYVTCLVITWAVYTRRGGLLHDVERHRPGVVAKA; encoded by the coding sequence ATGCATAAAGCAGTACAGGCCAGTCCGGGTCAGAAAACCGCGTTGGCTATGAGCACAACAGCCTTCACGGTTTGTTTTGCCGTTTGGACAATCTTCGCAATCATCGGCATCCAGATCAGCAAGGAACTCAACCTTACCGAGACGCAGTTCGGATTGCTGGTCGGCACGCCGATCCTCACCGGCTCGCTGATCCGCGTGGCACTCGGGATCTGGACCGATCGGTACGGCGGACGGATCGTCTTCGTCGCCACCATGTTGGCTGCGGCGCTCGCCACTTTCCTGCTCACCTATGCAACCACCTATCCGCAGATGCTGTTCGCCGCCCTCGGCGTCGGCATCGCTGGCGGATCTTTCTCCGTGGGTGTCGCCTATGTGTCGCGCTGGTATCCGCCGGAAAAGCAGGGTACGGCGCTCGGCATCTTCGGTGCCGGCAACGTCGGTTCCGCCGTCACCAAGTTCTTCGCGCCAATGGTGCTCGTCGCTTTCGGCTGGCACGCGGTCGCCCAGGTCTGGGCCGCCGCACTGGTGGTGATGGCACTCGTCTTCTGGTTCACCACAAAGGATGATCCGGTCCTCATCGAGCGCCGCCGCACCGGCGAGAAACCGAAGAGCACCTGGATGGAGCTCGAGCCGCTGAAGAACGTGCAGGTCTGGCGCTTCTCGCTCTACTATTTCTTCGTCTTTGGCGCTTTCGTCGCGCTCGCATTGTGGCTGCCACAGTACCTGATCAAGGTCTATGGCGTCGACATTCGCCTCGCCGGCATCATTGCGGCCTTCTTCTCGGTTCCGGCCAGCCTGTTCCGCGCCTATGGCGGGCATCTTTCCGACGTCTACGGTGCGCGCCGCGTCATGTACTGGACCTTCCTCGTCTCGGTGGCCGCGACCTTCGTCCTCTCCTATCCGCCGACCGACTATGTCGTGCAGGGTGTCAACGGGCCGATCGCCTTTCACGCCGAAATGAGCGTCGTCGGGTTCACCGTAACCGTTTTCATCCTCGGCTTCTTCATGGCCCTCGGTAAGGCGGCCGTCTTCAAGCATATCCCGGTTTACTATCCTGGAAATGTCGGCTCGGTCGGCGGCCTGGTCGGCATGATCGGTGGTCTTGGCGGCTTCATCCTGCCAATCGTCTTCGGCTTGCTGCTTGATCTCACGGGTCTGTGGACCAGCTGTTTCATGCTGCTGTTTTTGATTGCCGGCGGTGCGCTCGTCTGGATGCATCTGGCTATCCGGCAGATGGAGAAGGAGACCGCCGGCGACGAGCTAGGCGAATTGCCGCCCTTCCCGGAAATGCAGGGCATGGGCAAGCTCGCGCACCGGGGCGTCAAACCTTCCGCGACGGTGCTCACCGACTGGCGCCCGGAGGACAAGACCTTTTGGAACGAAAACGGTCGCAAGATCGCCCGCCGCAACTTGTGGCTCTCGATCCCGTCGCTACTTCTTTCCTTTGCCATCTGGCAGGTCTGGTCGGTCGTGGTTGCCAAGCTGCCGCTGGTCGGTTTCACCTTCACCACCGACCAGTTGTTCTGGCTTGCCGCTCTGCCCGGTCTGTCGGGCGCGACGCTCCGGATCTTCTACTCCTTCATGGTGCCGATCTTCGGTGGCCGGCTGTGGACGACCTTGACCACCTGGTCCCTGATCATTCCGGCGCTCGGCATCGGCTACGCCGTGCAAAACCCCGACACACCATATGCGATCCTGCTTCTGTTGGCGCTTCTGTGCGGTTTTGGCGGCGGTAACTTCGCGTCCTCCATGGCAAACATCTCCTTCTTCTTCCCGAAGGCGGAGAAGGGCAATGCGCTTGCGCTCAATGCCGGTCTCGGAAACCTCGGCGTCAGTGTGGTGCAGTTCGTGGTGCCGCTCGCCATCACCACCAGCCTGTTCGGTGGCTTCGGCGGCGACCCGGTGATGGTCGCATCGCCGACCGGCGAAGCACCGCTGTGGCTGCAGAACGCCGGCTTCGTCTTCGTGCCCTTCATCATCATTGCCGCGCTCGGCAACTGGTTCGGCATGAACGACATCGCCTCGGCCAGGGCCTCGTTCACGGAACAGGCGGTGATCTTCCAGCGGCGGCACAACTGGATCATGTGCTGGCTTTACACGGGCACGTTCGGTTCCTTCATTGGCTATTCCGCCGGCTTCCCGCTGTTGAGCAAGACCCTCTTTCCGGATGTCAACGCGCTGCAATTCGCCTTCCTCGGGCCGTTGGTCGGCGCGCTCTCTCGCTCCGGTACCGGCTGGCTCGCCGACAAGTTTGGCGGAGCGCGCGTCACCTTCTGGGTCTTCCTGGTGATGATGGCGGGTGTCAGCGGCGTACTCTATTTCATCGGCATCAAGGACCAGCCACATGCCTTCTGGGGCTTCTTCGCCTCCTTCCTGTTGCTGTTTTGCGCCACAGGCGTCGGCAATGCCTCCACCTTCCAGATGATTCCGGCGATCATGGGCAAGGAAATGACCCGCTTGATGCCGACGGCAACGCCAGATGCCCGCCGTCTCCAGGCAGAGAAGGAATCGGCCGCCATCACCGGCTTCACCTCGGCGATCGCTGCTTTCGGCGCCTTCTTCATCCCGAAGGGCTACGGCACCTCGATCGCGCTGACGGGCGGACCGGAGGCGGCGTTGTGGGCCTTCCTGATCTTCTATGTCACCTGTCTGGTGATCACTTGGGCCGTCTACACCCGACGGGGCGGCCTGTTGCATGACGTCGAGCGCCATCGTCCCGGCGTAGTCGCCAAAGCCTGA
- the rpsA gene encoding 30S ribosomal protein S1: MSQANPTRDDFAALLQESFATHDLAEGYVTKGIITAIEKDVAIVDVGLKVEGRIALKEFGAKSKDGTLKVGDEVEVYVERIENALGEAVLSREKARREESWAKLEVKFEAGERVEGVIFNQVKGGFTVDLDGAVAFLPRSQVDIRPIRDVTPLMHNPQPFEILKMDKRRGNIVVSRRTVLEESRAEQRSEIVQNLEEGQVVDGVVKNITDYGAFVDLGGIDGLLHVTDMAWRRVNHPSEILSIGQQVKVQIIRINQETHRISLGMKQLESDPWDGIGTKYPTGKKISGTVTNITDYGAFVELEPGIEGLIHISEMSWTKKNVHPGKILSTSQEVDVVVLEVDPTKRRISLGLKQTLENPWEAFAHSHPAGTEVEGEVKNKTEFGLFIGLEGDVDGMVHLSDLDWNRPGEQVIEEYNKGDVVKAVVLDVDVDKERISLGIKQLGRDSVGDAAASGDLRKNAVVSCEVIAINDGGIEVKLVDHEDIVSFIRRNDLSRDRDEQRPERFSVGQVVDARVLNFSKKDRKIQLSIKALEIAEEKEAVAQFGSSDSGASLGDILGAALKNRGNAE, from the coding sequence ATGTCCCAAGCTAATCCCACGCGCGACGATTTCGCAGCCCTCCTGCAGGAATCCTTCGCCACCCACGACCTGGCCGAAGGCTATGTTACCAAGGGCATCATCACGGCCATTGAGAAGGACGTTGCCATTGTTGACGTCGGCCTCAAGGTCGAGGGCCGCATCGCGCTTAAGGAATTCGGCGCCAAGTCCAAGGACGGCACGCTGAAGGTCGGCGACGAAGTCGAGGTCTACGTCGAGCGCATCGAAAACGCACTCGGCGAAGCCGTTCTTTCGCGCGAAAAAGCTCGCCGCGAAGAGAGCTGGGCCAAGCTCGAAGTCAAGTTCGAAGCTGGCGAGCGCGTCGAAGGCGTTATCTTCAACCAGGTCAAGGGTGGCTTCACCGTCGATCTCGACGGCGCCGTTGCCTTCCTGCCGCGTTCGCAGGTCGACATCCGTCCGATCCGCGACGTCACGCCGCTCATGCACAACCCGCAGCCCTTCGAAATCCTCAAGATGGACAAGCGCCGTGGCAACATCGTCGTTTCGCGTCGTACGGTCCTCGAAGAGTCCCGTGCCGAGCAGCGTTCTGAAATCGTTCAGAACCTCGAAGAAGGCCAGGTTGTTGACGGCGTCGTCAAGAACATCACCGATTACGGTGCGTTCGTCGACCTCGGCGGCATCGACGGCCTGCTGCACGTCACCGACATGGCCTGGCGCCGCGTCAACCATCCGTCGGAGATCCTGTCCATCGGCCAGCAGGTCAAGGTTCAGATCATCCGCATCAACCAGGAAACCCACCGTATCTCGCTCGGCATGAAGCAGCTCGAGAGCGATCCGTGGGATGGCATCGGCACGAAGTACCCGACCGGCAAGAAGATCTCCGGTACGGTTACGAACATCACCGACTACGGTGCGTTCGTCGAGCTGGAGCCGGGCATCGAAGGCCTGATCCACATCTCCGAAATGTCCTGGACCAAGAAGAACGTACACCCCGGCAAGATCCTGTCCACGAGCCAGGAAGTCGACGTTGTCGTTCTCGAAGTCGACCCGACCAAGCGCCGCATCTCGCTCGGCCTCAAGCAGACGCTTGAAAATCCGTGGGAAGCATTCGCGCACAGCCACCCCGCTGGCACCGAAGTCGAAGGCGAAGTCAAGAACAAGACCGAATTCGGCCTGTTCATTGGCCTCGAAGGCGACGTCGACGGCATGGTCCACCTCTCCGACCTCGACTGGAACCGTCCGGGCGAGCAGGTCATCGAGGAGTACAACAAGGGCGACGTCGTCAAGGCTGTCGTTCTCGATGTGGACGTCGACAAGGAGCGCATCTCCCTCGGCATCAAGCAGCTCGGCCGTGACTCGGTCGGCGACGCTGCTGCCTCGGGCGACCTTCGCAAGAACGCTGTCGTTTCGTGCGAAGTCATCGCGATCAACGATGGCGGCATCGAAGTGAAGCTCGTCGACCACGAGGACATCGTCTCGTTCATCCGCCGCAACGATCTGTCGCGCGACCGTGACGAACAGCGTCCGGAGCGTTTCTCGGTTGGTCAGGTTGTTGACGCCCGCGTCCTCAACTTCTCCAAGAAGGATCGCAAGATCCAGCTGTCGATCAAGGCGCTGGAAATTGCAGAAGAGAAGGAAGCCGTCGCACAGTTCGGCTCGTCCGACTCGGGCGCTTCGCTCGGCGACATCCTGGGTGCTGCCCTGAAGAACCGCGGCAACGCCGAGTAA
- a CDS encoding ribonuclease D: MANAIRYHEGDIPAADAARYTGAVAIDTETLGLIPRRDRLCVVQLSPGDGTADVIKIAAGQTRAPNLVAMLSDPSRQKIFHYGRFDIAVLFHTFGVTCSPVFCTKIASRLTRTYTDRHGLKDNLKELLEIDISKQQQSSDWAAETLSQAQLEYAASDVLHLHALRDKLMARLVRDGRLQHAEACFAFLPTRAKLDLLGWEETDIFAHS; the protein is encoded by the coding sequence ATGGCGAATGCAATACGATATCACGAGGGCGACATTCCGGCGGCGGATGCGGCGCGCTACACCGGCGCGGTTGCGATCGACACGGAGACGCTCGGCCTGATCCCACGCCGCGACCGGCTTTGCGTTGTCCAGCTTTCGCCCGGAGACGGAACGGCCGACGTCATCAAGATCGCTGCCGGCCAGACGCGTGCGCCCAACCTCGTCGCGATGCTGAGCGACCCGTCGCGCCAGAAGATTTTCCACTATGGCCGCTTCGACATCGCCGTGCTGTTCCATACCTTCGGTGTCACCTGTTCGCCCGTATTCTGCACCAAGATCGCCTCTCGATTGACGCGGACCTACACCGACCGGCACGGTCTGAAGGACAATCTGAAGGAGCTGTTGGAAATCGACATTTCCAAGCAGCAGCAATCCTCTGATTGGGCCGCCGAAACGCTCTCGCAGGCGCAACTCGAGTATGCCGCCTCCGACGTGCTGCACCTGCATGCGTTGCGCGACAAACTGATGGCGCGGCTTGTCCGCGACGGCCGACTGCAGCATGCCGAAGCCTGCTTCGCTTTCCTGCCGACGCGGGCAAAGCTTGATCTACTCGGCTGGGAAGAGACGGACATCTTCGCCCACAGTTGA
- a CDS encoding hydroxyacid dehydrogenase, whose product MVETATPLVISAPEPRTLDLIFTPEAYGRLTANYRIVEADPNNIAGLDDAALSEACYIIGQPPLTAETLGRMPKLRCILNVESNLINNMPYEILFARGIHVVTTGQVFAEPVAELGLAMALNLARGVIDADIDFREGRERWDGEGNAGARLISGSDIGIIGFGDLGKALNRVLSGFRAHIRVFDPWMPASILKEAGVEPASLDTVLSESNFVFVVAAVTSENKGFLGTEAFARMRKGAAFILLSRADVVDFDALIAAVESGRIVAASDVYPQEPLAADHPVRRLKGFIRSAHRAGALDSAFKKMGEMVLEDMDLMDRGLPPMRCKRAERETVSRMRSKPVSVN is encoded by the coding sequence ATGGTGGAAACAGCAACACCATTGGTCATCAGCGCACCCGAGCCGCGCACGCTCGACCTGATCTTCACGCCGGAAGCGTATGGGCGCCTGACGGCGAACTACCGGATCGTCGAGGCAGATCCCAACAACATCGCCGGGCTCGATGACGCCGCCCTCTCTGAGGCGTGCTACATCATTGGACAACCGCCGCTCACCGCCGAGACGCTTGGGCGGATGCCGAAGCTGCGCTGTATCCTCAACGTCGAGAGCAATCTCATCAACAACATGCCCTACGAGATCCTTTTTGCTCGGGGCATACACGTGGTCACGACCGGGCAGGTCTTCGCCGAGCCGGTGGCCGAGCTCGGCCTCGCCATGGCGCTGAACCTAGCCCGGGGCGTGATCGACGCTGACATCGACTTCCGCGAGGGACGCGAGCGCTGGGACGGCGAAGGCAACGCAGGCGCGCGTCTCATCTCCGGATCGGATATCGGCATCATCGGCTTCGGTGACCTCGGCAAGGCACTGAACCGCGTTCTCTCCGGCTTTCGCGCCCATATCCGCGTGTTCGATCCCTGGATGCCGGCCTCGATCCTGAAGGAGGCTGGCGTCGAACCGGCATCGCTCGACACCGTTCTGTCCGAAAGCAACTTCGTCTTCGTGGTCGCCGCCGTAACCAGCGAGAACAAGGGCTTTCTCGGCACCGAGGCCTTCGCACGCATGCGCAAGGGAGCGGCCTTCATCCTGCTCAGCCGCGCCGACGTCGTCGATTTCGATGCGCTGATCGCAGCTGTCGAAAGCGGTCGGATCGTGGCGGCAAGTGATGTCTATCCGCAGGAACCGCTTGCCGCAGATCACCCGGTCCGCCGCCTAAAAGGCTTCATCCGCTCGGCGCACCGGGCCGGCGCGCTCGACAGCGCTTTCAAAAAGATGGGCGAAATGGTGCTGGAAGACATGGACCTGATGGATCGCGGCCTCCCGCCGATGCGCTGCAAGCGGGCAGAGCGCGAAACGGTCTCGCGCATGCGCTCCAAGCCGGTCAGCGTCAACTGA
- a CDS encoding TIGR02300 family protein yields MAKPELGTKRIDPETGRKFYDLNRDPIVSPYTGKSYPLSFFEETSAAAVMEKDEDEEVNEVDAENTEVELVSLEDADDEAAGGDDLPDLGDDDVEMGDEDDDTFLEQDEDDDDNDMSGIIGVTGDDEEV; encoded by the coding sequence GTGGCAAAACCGGAACTTGGAACCAAGCGCATCGACCCGGAAACCGGCCGTAAGTTCTACGACCTGAACCGCGATCCGATTGTCTCGCCCTACACGGGCAAGTCCTATCCGCTCTCCTTCTTCGAGGAAACCTCCGCAGCTGCCGTAATGGAGAAGGACGAGGACGAAGAGGTCAACGAAGTCGACGCAGAAAACACCGAAGTCGAACTGGTCTCGCTCGAGGACGCAGACGACGAGGCAGCGGGCGGCGACGACCTGCCGGATCTGGGCGACGACGACGTCGAGATGGGTGACGAGGACGACGACACCTTCCTTGAGCAGGACGAGGATGACGACGACAACGACATGAGCGGCATCATCGGCGTCACCGGCGACGACGAAGAAGTCTAA